TCGCGATACCATTAGGGGCAAGGACACCTATACCTGTTATAACAACCCGCTTACGCATATATTCTCTTATGCTGGATCATCCCGAAATAAAAAACCCACCTCCATATAAATGAAGCTGGGTATTATCTCGCGAAACCGTTATTTTCGTTCGCTTCCTGCTCAGCGATCCATCGGTCGATCGTCGACTTCTTGAACCGCCAATTGGCGCCAACCTTGAAAGCCGGAAGCTTGCCCGCCTTCGCGTGTTTATATATGGTGACGGGCTTCATCCTAAGGTAAGTAGCCAACTCCTGAACAGTGAACATGTTCTCTTCTGGCATACTTGAGCCACCTTTTCTATACTTTACGCTGCATTAGTATAGACTGATACGCCCTTACACTAATGCGTATAAGGGCGCGCCGTTTCCTTCGCGGTGATATAAAGTATACCTTAAGATTCTATGTTGTCAATAGTTAGGAACTGGATTTTTGGCAGGATATAATTGTAACTTATTGGTAATAAAAGAGTTAATGCTATATTTTTTTGTTATAGATTATAACTTATATTTATTGAGCGCCTTATCAAGGGCGGTTATCTCCCTGGCAAGCCGTTCTGCCATATCCTTTGCCATAGAAGGATCGGATGGTTTTGACTCCAGGGCCCTCTTCAGGCCGCTCAATTCGACTGATGCCCGCGCCAGTATCGTCCTCTCCTCCCCCACGGCCGATTTCATGCTGTCTATGACCTTATTTATACCGTTTGCGAGCGTTATCAGCTCATCTCCGTTCCTCAGTATGAGGCGGGAAGATAGATTGCCGCCGGCAAAATCGTTCAGGAACTTCTCCATGCGATATATCGGGCCCGCTATCCTGTGCGACAGGAATATGCCTATCATTGCCACAAGCGGCGTCACCAGGAGGACGCTCAGCAGTATCCTGAAGTTGACTATGCGCACGATCGAGACGAGGCGCCCCTGCGGGTAGACGTTCGCAAGCTTTTCACCGAGCAGCAGCATGCTCGTATAGTAGACGACGTAAGAGCAAAGGGCTGCGGTCATGAACATAAGAAGCAATATGAGGCCGACATACTTCAGCTGGAACTTTTTGGCGACGAAGTACTGTTTCCTTACGTAGTCAGGCGCTTTCCTCTCCATCATTGTCCTCCCTCTCTTCTCCATAATATGACCTCTCTCCTGATAGTGACCCTGACGATACCTTTTTTGGAACGTCTCATAAGCTCGATCGCTTTTTTAAGCGGCATGTACCGGGTGGATTCACCGTCTATGGCCACGACAAAATCGCCCTTCCTCAGGCCGTATTTGAAGGACGGGCTCTCTTCCTTCACGTTCGATACCATAAGGCCGTCGAACTCCATGCTCAACGAAGCCCCTCTTTCGGGCATCCGTATATCGACCGCCCTCTCGATCGTGCACTTGACCTCCAGCGACGACCTGTCCGTAAGCGTCCTGAGCACCGCGTTCAGGGGGAGGTACCCCGTCAGGCGGCCCCATACGGCGACGAGGAGGTCCCTCCTGCGCATGCCGGCTTCATGTGCCGGGGAATCCGGGGCGACATAGTCGATCTCCGGGAAGGTGCCGCCCTCTTTAAGTATGATGCCGGCCTCGCGCCGCAGCTTTTCGGAATTCTTTATAAGCTCGTCGGATTCGCTCACGGCCGACTGTATGAATGCGCCGTAACGCTCGATCGCATCGCGCCTGGCTATGTCCGCCTCTTTCCGCGACTCTTCCTTCCTGAGGACGTAACCGTGAGTGAATACCATGCCGTCCCTGGCCGGCTTCGAATTCGGGTTTATCTTTAGCGCCAGTTCGTAGTAAGCGTACGCCCTTGAGTAATCCCCGCGCCCCTGCGCCTGTTCGCCGAGTTTTATGAGGTTCTCTTCTTCCGTATCGAAGAGCAGGTCCGCTATATCGGTCTTCATCACGCTTATCTCGCCGTCCACGGTGGATAGTGTCAGCCGGTCCCTGTAATCTTCGACGACGATGCCCTTTATCTCTTTGCCGTCGCGCGTGTGGATGGTGTCGGCGAATGATGGTCCACGGTCCACGGTCAACAGTCCACAGATAAAAAAAACAATAAAAGGTGCCTGACCCCTCTTTTTAAAAAGTTTTTCTAAGCGCTTCGGCATATACCACCTTTAATGGAACTTTTTTAGCCCGGGCGATACGGATGCAATCCGCATATTCCGGAGATACGGTCCTTATGCCGCCGGGGCCCGTGCTTACCTTTACGCCCACTTTCCCGTATTTTGTCCCTGCCTGTATATCTTCCCGTTCGAGCTTAAACCTTTTCGCTTCATGGTACCGCACGCCTATGGCGGTCGTCTCCCTGAATATGACGGCGCTCAAACCCTCCAGGTCTTTCTCCTTCGCAAGCACCGTCAATTTGAACGCGGGGCGCGACTTCTTCATCTGTATATGCGTCGCGTAAACGTCAAGGGCCCCCTCCTTGAAGAGCCGCTCAAAGATGTATTCGAAGAACTGCGGGCTCATATCATCTATATTCGTCTCTATCACAAAGACGGCGTCATCTTTAAAGGAACTGCCGGTCTCGCCTATTATGACGCGGAGCATATTCGGTATCTCTTTCAGGACCCTGGTCCCCGCGCCGTACCCTACGGCGGATATCTTCATATCCGGCACGGAGCCGAAACCGCCCGCAAGCGCCTTCAATATCCCCGCGCCGGTCGGTGTGACGAGTTCCGCTTCTACCTGTGACATCTTAACGGGCGCGCCCTTAAGGAGCTCGACGCTGGCAGGCCCGGGAAGCGGGATGGCGCCGTGGGCGCCCTTCACGAAACCGCGTCCCAGCGTCACGGGCGACGCGCGGACCTCATCTATACCGAGAGCGTCGAGCGCGAGGGCCGTACCTACGATGTCCACCAGGGAATCGGTCCAGCCGAGCTCATGGAGCCGCACCTCATCGATGCTCCGGACACCGTGTATCTTCGCTTCCGCCCTGCCTATTGCAAGGAATACCGCCCTTGCCGCCTCTTTCACGTCCGGCTTCAACGGGCTTCTCTCGATCAGACGCAGGATATCTTTTAAAGAACGGTGGTCGTGGCCGTCCCGGCCCGTAATGACGCAGTCGAACTTCGTCCCTACAAACTCGCCGCGCCTGGCCTTAGACGCCTTTATCGTATAACCGCCGAGCTTCAATTTCTTAAGCCCGCGCGATAAGACCTTCATGTCGAGCCCGGCGTCCAGAAGAGCGCCGAGAGTCATATCCCCGCTGATACCGGAGAAACAGTCAAAATAGGCGATGCGCATAATTATCTGTTTATCAACGACGCGAAGTAGCCCGCGCCGAAGCCGTTATCGATATTGACGACGCTGACACCCGGAGAGCATGAGTTCATCATCGTAAGGAGCGGCGCTATCCCGCCGAAACTCGCGCCGTAGCCGACGCTCGTCGGAACGGCTATGACCGGCTTAGAGACGAGCCCGCTCACGACGCTCGCGAGCGCCCCCTCCATCCCGGCAACGACTATGATGACGTTCGCCGCCTCCAGCGCCCCCCGTTTATCCAGGATCCGGTGCAGGCCGGCCACCCCGACGTCGCTCAGTATCTCGACCTTATTCCCCATGAGCTCGAGCGTGACCTTCGCCTCACCTGCCACGGGAAGGTCCGCGGTGCCGGCCGTTATAATGAGAACCGTCCCTTTTTTGGGCGCGGGCCGGACCTTGCTGAAATATATCACCCCGGCGTCTTTATCGAATCTCGCCCCGGGACAGGCCTTCTTTAATTTAGCGTAGACCTCTCCGGTCGTCCTGGTGACTAAAAGTATGCCGTCGTGCGCCAGTATCCTCTTCGCGATGCCGACTATCTGCGCGGCGGTCTTCCCTTTACCGAATATGACCTCCGGGAAACCGCGCCTCATCGCCCTGTGGCTGTCGATCTTGGCAAATCCTATATCTTCGTAAGGAAGAGCGCACAACGTCTTCAACGCCTTCTGTACGGAGACCCGCCCGCGTTTCATGTCGCCCAACAATCTCTCCACCCTATCGGATCTCATCTCTATGTCCTGAGTATGAGGTAGAGAAGGGACGCGACGAGCGCGAGCGAGACGATATAAAAATCGTTGAAATAGAAGAAGTCCATCACCCGTTCGCCAATGGTGTAGTCGTACTGCCGGGTGACCGGCTCCTTCTCTTTTATGACCCGCTCCATGTCGGTATACGGGTGAGCTTCCTTTCCCCCTGGGCCGGAGGCCGGCTTCACCTCCGCGGGCTTCTCCTCTTCGAAAGAAGCTATCTCTGCCTTGACCGCGTCAAGCTGCTCCTTCCTGAACCTCAGGAACGTGCCACCTATCTTGTAGGCAGGGACCTCCCCCTCGTCCACAAGGCGCTTCACCTCTTCTTCGGAAACGCCCAGGTACTCCGCCACTTCGCGTATGTTATATAACTTCTCAGGCATAAACTCACCATATTGCTGCTATCAGCTTTCAGCTATCAGCTATCAGCAAAAAAAGCTGAAAACTATTTAATCTTCTCTGTCGCTACCCACTCGTCGACCTTGAGACGGTCGAATCTCCAGGAGTTGCCGTCCTTCATCCCGGGGAGTTTCCCCGAATTTGCCCATTCGAGGATGAGCGCGGCATCGACCTCTAGATACTTGGCCAGCTCTTCCGGCGTAAGGACGTTCTGGCGCGAGGCCGTATCGTGCTTCGATCTCGACAGCATCGAGCAGTTCCCTTCGAAGACTGCCCCTTCCGCCACGCTGAGGAGCGGCGTCCTTATGTCCCCTACCACACATCCCGGCGCTATGAGCTTCAGCTCCTTGACCGCGTTGATATTGCCGTTCACCTTGCCGGCTATCACGACCGTCTCGCCGGATATATCGGCGTTGACGGTGGCGTGCTCGCCGATCATGAGGTTACCCTTCATATTCAGGCTCCCCTCGAACCGGCCGTTTATCCTCAGGTTGACGGCCTCCCTGAAGGTCAGGGTCCCCTGCATCGACGCGTCTACATCCAATATCCTTTCCCCTTCATCCTTCTTCCCTTTTCTTCCCATCATACTCACCTCCGTCGTAATTTTAAAATTATTACAGCTATCAGCTATCAGCTATCAGCAAAAAAGCTGAAAGCTGACGACTGATAGCTGAAAGCTACACTCAATCGACCGCCCACTTAACATGCTTAACGCCTTCGAGACGGCTTATGTCCCGCACAAAACTGTCGTCACAACGGGCGGAATTCAACCTTATGCCAAGCTTGAGGGCCATATCGCCCTCCTCCTTACCCCTCTCCACCTCAAAATCGGTGACCTCTATGCGGTATTCCGAAAGGATCTCGCGTATGCCTTTCAGCTGGTCCACCCCGCCTCTCATCTCTATGTGTATCGTCTTATACCAGTCCTTCCGTATCATAGCGTGTTCCAGCTGGGAGAATAGCATCAGGGTCACCATGACTATGACGGTCGTTACTACAGACGCGAGATAGAACCCGGAACCTACGGCGAGCCCTATGCCTGCAACGACCCATAAGCTCGCCGCCGTAGTGAGGCCTCTTACCGATGCCTTGGAGTGCATGATGGTGCCCGCGCCGAGGAACCCTATACCGGTTATGACACCGGCCGCTATCCTTGCCGGGTCACAGGCGACCCTCGCCGCATATACATCGAAGATATGCATGGAGGTGAGCATTATGAGCGTAGAGCCGACGCAGAGAAGTATATGGGTCCTGAACCCGGCGGCCCTGCCGTGGAATTCCCTTTCAAAACCGATGACGCCGCTCAGGACCGCCGCCATCACAAGCCGGAAGATTATGATCCATTCGCTTAACATCAATTCACCTCCAGATTTGGTTGAGCGGACAGATAGAGGTCCGACCTCTCACCTTTTCGATAGAGCGCCTCGCCCAGCACGCCGACCATCGCGGCATTATCCATGCAGTACTCCGCTTCCGGGAAATAGACGTTCGTGCCTCTCCTGCCGGAAGAGTCCCTGAACTTCTCCCTGAGACGCGAATTTATCGCCACGCCTCCGCCCACTATCATTGTATCGGTCCTCTTCGCTTCACATGCCCTGTTCGCCTTCTCGACCAGCACATCGAGCACCGCCTCCTGGAAAGCGTAGCAGACGTCATCGACGATCGTGGCTTTGAGCTTTGGGCTTTGGGCCCTGAGCTTCTGTATGTAATATAATACCGCAGTTTTCACGCCGCTGAAACTAAAATCTAAAGAATCTTTCCCAAGGTACGAACGCGGGAAGACGACCCTCTTCCTGTCCCCGGCCAGGCGCGCCCTCTTCTCGACCGCCGGGCCGCCCGGATATCCGAGGCCCAGCATCTTGGCGACCTTGTCGTACGCCTCGCCGACCGCGTCGTCCTGCGTCTGCCCGATAAGCTTCTGCCTGCCTATATCCTCACAGTAGAACAGGGCGGTGTGGCCGCCCGAGACCACCAGGCCTACGAACGGGAATTCCGGCCTCCGGCCCTCGTTGAGGAAGGCGCTGTACAGGTGCGCGAGGACGTGGTTCACGCCGACGAGCGGCATCCCAAGGGCATAGCTGAGCGACTTCGCAAGCGATATCCCCGTAAGCAGGCTTCCGACAAGCCCCGGCCCGTTCGTAACGGTCACGAGTTTAATATCTTTGAGCGGGCGGCCCGATACCTTAAGCGCTTCCGACAGGACCTCAAGTATATATTCGACGTGGTACCTCGACGCTATCTCAGGGACGACCCCGCCGTAACGTTTATGCAGGTGGACGCTCGAGGAGACGATGTTGGAGAGGACCTTCCGGCCTTCCGTGACCGAAACGCCCGTCTCGTCGCACGACGTCTCTATCCCCAATGTGAGCATAGCACCCTTCTTAACGCGTTAATTGACCAGCTCCGACAGATATACGAAACGCACGCCGTCGCGGGCAAGGAGCGGCATCATCTCGGCCAGGACCTTTACCGTATTCTTCCGGTCGTGGCAGACCGCTATGGCGCGGCCGTTCTTGAACGCGAACCGCCTCAATTCCAGTACCTGTTTCTTTATGTAATTCGGGTCATCGGCCTTACCCATATCCAGGAAGACATTGCGCCTGGCACACCTAACCCCGGCCTCTTTCGCGACAGACCGGCATACCGACTTATCCGAAGTCACGCTGTCAAAGAAGTACATGTTGCGGGACTTGAGTTCGCCTATGATGAGCGCCATAAGCGGCCTCTCTTCCGTCGCCTTGGACCCCATGTGGTTCGATACCCCTTTTATGCCCGGGAGCCCGTCCAGGTCTTCCCCCAGCTGAGCGAGGACCTCCCGGTCGCTCATAGCGGAGTTTATCGTACCCTTCTCCAGACCCACTCCCTTACCGTGAGGTTCAAGCGGAAGATGCAGTATCGTCTCATAGCCCCTCGCCCGTGCCATCTCTTCGATCTGGCGTGAATGCGGCAGGTTGGGCAGGATCGAGAGCGTTACGGGTTTCTTTATGGCGAAGAACGCTTCGATGTTATTCATGTTATAACCGAAATCGTCCATGACTATGGCTATCTTCGGGTTATTGAACCGCTTCGTTATTTGCGGGAGCGGCTCTCCCTTCTTCGCGACAGCGCGCGGGGCCTCGCGCTTCCCGGGCGCATACCTGATCTTAACGGTGCCGGAGGCGCGGTGCCACAATATCCAGGCCGCGCAAAGCGCCAGGACCACGACAGCCGCCATGATGATCTTCGTCTTCATTGTTTCCTATATATCTTCAACGCCTTCACCAGGTCCACGGCCCTCTTGAGCTGGGAATCGTATACCACCTTGTCCTCCCCGGGGACTGTCTTGCCCGTCTTCGGGCCCTTCTCTGCCTTTTCGAAGATGGCCCCTGCTTCCGTATGCTCCGCTTCATCCCGGGCGTCTTCCCACTCTACCGTCACATCCGGGATCACACCCTGGTTGCGTATCATCCTGCCGCCCGGCGTAAAATAAGACGCCGTTGTGAGCCTGAGGGCCGAGCCGTCCCGCAGAGGTATTACCGTTTGGACTGAACCTTTGCCGAATGTCTTCATCCCCATTATGATCGCGCGCTTATTGTCCTGCAGGGCGCCGCCGACGACTTCGGAGGCGCTTGCCGACCCTTCGTTCACCAGTATTACCACAGGATAATCCGGGTGCAGTAACTTCCCCGAAGACCTAAAGACGGTATTCTGTTCTGCCGCACGCCCTTTTATGGAAACTATCGGGGTATCCTTCGGCAGGAACTTTTCCGATACCTCGACGGCCGTCTCCAGGAGCCCGCCGGGGTTGTTCCGCAGGTCAAGTATGAGCGCGTTCATCCCGCCGGCCTCGAGCTTTTTGAGCGCCGTCTCCAGGTCACGCGGCGTATTCTCCTGGAACTCCGCGATCTTCACATAGCCGATACCGTCTTCCAGGATGACCGCGTTCTTTATGCTGTGTATCTTTATGATATCGCGTTTTATCGCAAGGTCGACGGCCTTTTCGTCCTTCTCCCGCCATATCGTAAGCGCTATCGGCGTGCCCGGCTCCCCGCGCATCGTCTTTACCGACTCGTCCAGCGTCATATCTTTTGTGGATTTACCGTTTATCCGCACTATCCTGTCGCCGGGCTTGATGCCGGCCTCTTCGGCCGGAGTGCCGGCGATGGGAGCGATAACGGTCAGGACGCCGTCGCGCATGCCCACCTCTATCCCTATGCCGCCGAATTCACCCTTGGCCTCCATCTGCATCTCGTTGAATTCGTCCGGCTCCATAAACTCGCTGAAGTCATCCAGCGATCCCAGCATACCCCGGAGCGCGCCGTGGATGAGCTTCTTCGACTCCACTTCATCTACGTAACCGCTGCGGATGACGCTTATCGCGTCGGCGAAGAGCTCCACCTGGGCGTAGAGGTCGTCTTTCGACTTCGCGGTCTCTTTCCGCGGCTGGTCGTAGGCGCCTATGGCGATAGACGAGATGAGGGCCGCGGCGAGCACCGCCAGGAGTATCCTTAGCCGTTTCGTCATTTCTCTCCCCCGAGGAGTTTCTTAAGAAGGCCGTTCACAAGCGCGGGGTTCGCCTTACCCTTCGTCTCCTTCATGACCTGGCCCACCAGGAAAGCGAGCGCCGCGGTCTTCCCGTTCTTATAATCGTTTGCCGTCTTCTCTTCCCGCGCGATCACGGACCTCGCTATCTCCTCGATCTTACCCGCGTCGCTTATCTGCGCCAGCCCTTTCGCCTTCACGATGTCGGCGGCGGATGACTTTGTCTCTATCATCTCCGCAAGGACCGTCTTGGCTATCTTTCCGCTTATCGACCCGTCATCGATCATCTTGAGCAGGCCGGCCAGTCCTTCGGCCGGGACGCCGAGCGCCCCTATGGTCATATTCCTCTCGTTCAACTGCGCCATCATCTCGCCCGTGAGCCAGTTCGTGACCGTCTTCGCATTGCCGTGGATGGCTACGCAGCGCTCGAAATAATCGGCCATCTCCTTTTCCGCCGTGAGCACCCCGGCATCGTACTCCGACAGTCCGAATGTATCACGGAAGCGCTTCGCCTTTGCCTCCGGGAGCTCCGGCACGGTTATATCCTTCGCTATGCCGCTATCGACGAACGGGACGAGGTCCGGTTCCGGGAAATAACGGTAGTCGTGCGCCTCTTCCTTCGTGCGCATCGATACCGTGACCGACTTTTCGGCGTCCCAGAGGCGCGTCTCCTGCGGGATACGCTCGCCTGCGGCGACCGCCTCGACCTGCCGCCTGACTTCGTATTCGAGGCCGCCCTTTACGCCTTTGAACGAGTTCATGTTCTTCAGCTCGACCTTCGAACCGAGCCCGTCCGTGCCCCTGGGCCTTACGGATATGTTCGCATCGCACCTCAGGCTCCCCTTCTCCATATCGCAATCGGATACGTCGAGGTACTTAAGGATGGCCTTCAGGTTCGTGAGATAGCCGTACGCTTCATCCGGGGAATTTATGTCCGGCTCGGTGACGATCTCGAGAAGGGGTATGCCGGCCCTGTTATAATCGACGAGGCTGTAACTGCCGGGCGTGTCGTGTATGAGCTTCCCCGCATCCTCTTCCAGGTGGACCCTGCGGATGCGGATCTTCTTGGTCTTGCCGCCGGAGAGGATCATGACTTCCCCGTTATATGCTATCGGCTTGTCGAACTGCGAGATCTGAAAATTCTTCGGCAGGTCGGGATAGTAATAATTCTTCCTGTCAAATTTTATCGTCTTCTGCACCTCGCATTTGAGCGCCAGCGCGACCTTTACGGCGTAACTGAAGGCCCGGGCGTTAAGCTTGGGGAGGGACCCCGGGAAGCCGAGGCAGACCGGGCACGTCTGGGAGTTCGGCCTCTGGCCGAAACGCGTGGAGCATCCGCAGAACGCCTTCGTCTTCGTCGAAAGCTGGAGGTGCACCTCAAGTCCTATGACAGGTTCGTATTCCATCTATGCCTCACAAGGCCGGGTGTCTCTTATGCCACTCCGTCGCGCGCTCGTATGCGTACGCCGCGCTGAATATCTTCTCTTCGCAGAACGCGTCCGCGAGTATCTGGAGCCCCACCGGCAGACCTTCCTTCGTGAAACCGCACGGTATCGACATCGCCGGTATCCCGGCAAGGTTCGCCGGGATCGTGAATATGTCGGAGAGGTACATGCTGAGCGGGTCTTCCGATTTCTCGCCGATCCCGAACGCGGCGGTCGGCGCGGTCGGGGTGACTATACAGTCGACGGCCGAGAA
The genomic region above belongs to Candidatus Omnitrophota bacterium and contains:
- a CDS encoding helix-turn-helix domain-containing protein — protein: MPEENMFTVQELATYLRMKPVTIYKHAKAGKLPAFKVGANWRFKKSTIDRWIAEQEANENNGFAR
- a CDS encoding PDZ domain-containing protein, giving the protein MDRGPSFADTIHTRDGKEIKGIVVEDYRDRLTLSTVDGEISVMKTDIADLLFDTEEENLIKLGEQAQGRGDYSRAYAYYELALKINPNSKPARDGMVFTHGYVLRKEESRKEADIARRDAIERYGAFIQSAVSESDELIKNSEKLRREAGIILKEGGTFPEIDYVAPDSPAHEAGMRRRDLLVAVWGRLTGYLPLNAVLRTLTDRSSLEVKCTIERAVDIRMPERGASLSMEFDGLMVSNVKEESPSFKYGLRKGDFVVAIDGESTRYMPLKKAIELMRRSKKGIVRVTIRREVILWRREGGQ
- the larC gene encoding nickel pincer cofactor biosynthesis protein LarC, with protein sequence MRIAYFDCFSGISGDMTLGALLDAGLDMKVLSRGLKKLKLGGYTIKASKARRGEFVGTKFDCVITGRDGHDHRSLKDILRLIERSPLKPDVKEAARAVFLAIGRAEAKIHGVRSIDEVRLHELGWTDSLVDIVGTALALDALGIDEVRASPVTLGRGFVKGAHGAIPLPGPASVELLKGAPVKMSQVEAELVTPTGAGILKALAGGFGSVPDMKISAVGYGAGTRVLKEIPNMLRVIIGETGSSFKDDAVFVIETNIDDMSPQFFEYIFERLFKEGALDVYATHIQMKKSRPAFKLTVLAKEKDLEGLSAVIFRETTAIGVRYHEAKRFKLEREDIQAGTKYGKVGVKVSTGPGGIRTVSPEYADCIRIARAKKVPLKVVYAEALRKTF
- the larB gene encoding nickel pincer cofactor biosynthesis protein LarB, coding for MRSDRVERLLGDMKRGRVSVQKALKTLCALPYEDIGFAKIDSHRAMRRGFPEVIFGKGKTAAQIVGIAKRILAHDGILLVTRTTGEVYAKLKKACPGARFDKDAGVIYFSKVRPAPKKGTVLIITAGTADLPVAGEAKVTLELMGNKVEILSDVGVAGLHRILDKRGALEAANVIIVVAGMEGALASVVSGLVSKPVIAVPTSVGYGASFGGIAPLLTMMNSCSPGVSVVNIDNGFGAGYFASLINR
- a CDS encoding helix-turn-helix domain-containing protein, giving the protein MPEKLYNIREVAEYLGVSEEEVKRLVDEGEVPAYKIGGTFLRFRKEQLDAVKAEIASFEEEKPAEVKPASGPGGKEAHPYTDMERVIKEKEPVTRQYDYTIGERVMDFFYFNDFYIVSLALVASLLYLILRT
- a CDS encoding polymer-forming cytoskeletal protein, which codes for MMGRKGKKDEGERILDVDASMQGTLTFREAVNLRINGRFEGSLNMKGNLMIGEHATVNADISGETVVIAGKVNGNINAVKELKLIAPGCVVGDIRTPLLSVAEGAVFEGNCSMLSRSKHDTASRQNVLTPEELAKYLEVDAALILEWANSGKLPGMKDGNSWRFDRLKVDEWVATEKIK
- a CDS encoding MgtC/SapB family protein; the protein is MLSEWIIIFRLVMAAVLSGVIGFEREFHGRAAGFRTHILLCVGSTLIMLTSMHIFDVYAARVACDPARIAAGVITGIGFLGAGTIMHSKASVRGLTTAASLWVVAGIGLAVGSGFYLASVVTTVIVMVTLMLFSQLEHAMIRKDWYKTIHIEMRGGVDQLKGIREILSEYRIEVTDFEVERGKEEGDMALKLGIRLNSARCDDSFVRDISRLEGVKHVKWAVD
- the tsaD gene encoding tRNA (adenosine(37)-N6)-threonylcarbamoyltransferase complex transferase subunit TsaD, which encodes MLTLGIETSCDETGVSVTEGRKVLSNIVSSSVHLHKRYGGVVPEIASRYHVEYILEVLSEALKVSGRPLKDIKLVTVTNGPGLVGSLLTGISLAKSLSYALGMPLVGVNHVLAHLYSAFLNEGRRPEFPFVGLVVSGGHTALFYCEDIGRQKLIGQTQDDAVGEAYDKVAKMLGLGYPGGPAVEKRARLAGDRKRVVFPRSYLGKDSLDFSFSGVKTAVLYYIQKLRAQSPKLKATIVDDVCYAFQEAVLDVLVEKANRACEAKRTDTMIVGGGVAINSRLREKFRDSSGRRGTNVYFPEAEYCMDNAAMVGVLGEALYRKGERSDLYLSAQPNLEVN
- a CDS encoding divergent polysaccharide deacetylase family protein produces the protein MKTKIIMAAVVVLALCAAWILWHRASGTVKIRYAPGKREAPRAVAKKGEPLPQITKRFNNPKIAIVMDDFGYNMNNIEAFFAIKKPVTLSILPNLPHSRQIEEMARARGYETILHLPLEPHGKGVGLEKGTINSAMSDREVLAQLGEDLDGLPGIKGVSNHMGSKATEERPLMALIIGELKSRNMYFFDSVTSDKSVCRSVAKEAGVRCARRNVFLDMGKADDPNYIKKQVLELRRFAFKNGRAIAVCHDRKNTVKVLAEMMPLLARDGVRFVYLSELVN
- a CDS encoding S41 family peptidase, which translates into the protein MTKRLRILLAVLAAALISSIAIGAYDQPRKETAKSKDDLYAQVELFADAISVIRSGYVDEVESKKLIHGALRGMLGSLDDFSEFMEPDEFNEMQMEAKGEFGGIGIEVGMRDGVLTVIAPIAGTPAEEAGIKPGDRIVRINGKSTKDMTLDESVKTMRGEPGTPIALTIWREKDEKAVDLAIKRDIIKIHSIKNAVILEDGIGYVKIAEFQENTPRDLETALKKLEAGGMNALILDLRNNPGGLLETAVEVSEKFLPKDTPIVSIKGRAAEQNTVFRSSGKLLHPDYPVVILVNEGSASASEVVGGALQDNKRAIIMGMKTFGKGSVQTVIPLRDGSALRLTTASYFTPGGRMIRNQGVIPDVTVEWEDARDEAEHTEAGAIFEKAEKGPKTGKTVPGEDKVVYDSQLKRAVDLVKALKIYRKQ
- the gatB gene encoding Asp-tRNA(Asn)/Glu-tRNA(Gln) amidotransferase subunit GatB, with the protein product MEYEPVIGLEVHLQLSTKTKAFCGCSTRFGQRPNSQTCPVCLGFPGSLPKLNARAFSYAVKVALALKCEVQKTIKFDRKNYYYPDLPKNFQISQFDKPIAYNGEVMILSGGKTKKIRIRRVHLEEDAGKLIHDTPGSYSLVDYNRAGIPLLEIVTEPDINSPDEAYGYLTNLKAILKYLDVSDCDMEKGSLRCDANISVRPRGTDGLGSKVELKNMNSFKGVKGGLEYEVRRQVEAVAAGERIPQETRLWDAEKSVTVSMRTKEEAHDYRYFPEPDLVPFVDSGIAKDITVPELPEAKAKRFRDTFGLSEYDAGVLTAEKEMADYFERCVAIHGNAKTVTNWLTGEMMAQLNERNMTIGALGVPAEGLAGLLKMIDDGSISGKIAKTVLAEMIETKSSAADIVKAKGLAQISDAGKIEEIARSVIAREEKTANDYKNGKTAALAFLVGQVMKETKGKANPALVNGLLKKLLGGEK